Proteins from a single region of Drosophila biarmipes strain raj3 chromosome 3R, RU_DBia_V1.1, whole genome shotgun sequence:
- the LOC108031314 gene encoding uncharacterized protein LOC108031314 isoform X1, translating into MGNRLGFGCSQENTYPENSLEIRTEQGVYRINVSRPRGHGNIYVRGRGSIYMRGRGRTYGIWSTHVRSGYVTFERTNGHGFRSYNAIHQNVAAIEGQDHDEEDAPDQAGNSGVEVLENSSTDGDFEDAEQNN; encoded by the exons ATGGGCAATAGATTGGGTTTCGGTTGT TCGCAGGAGAACACTTATCCGGAAAACTCTTTGGAAATTCGT ACTGAACAGGGAGTATACCGGATTAATGTAAGTCGACCACGCGGACACGGAAATATCTACGTGCGCGGTCGAGGAAGCATCTATATGCGAGGTCGTGGCAGAACCTATGGTATTTGGAGTACCCATGTCCGCAGTGGATATGTGACCTTTGAAAGGACCAATGGACACGGCTTTCGCAGCTATAACGCAA TCCATCAGAATGTGGCAGCGATCGAAGGCCAAGATCATGACGAAGAAGACGCTCCGGACCAGGCAGGTAACTCGGGCGTCGAGGTTTTAGAAAACTCATCAACGGATGGGGACTTCGAGGACGCCGAGCAAAACAACTAA
- the LOC108031314 gene encoding uncharacterized protein LOC108031314 isoform X2, whose translation MGNRLGFGCENTYPENSLEIRTEQGVYRINVSRPRGHGNIYVRGRGSIYMRGRGRTYGIWSTHVRSGYVTFERTNGHGFRSYNAIHQNVAAIEGQDHDEEDAPDQAGNSGVEVLENSSTDGDFEDAEQNN comes from the exons ATGGGCAATAGATTGGGTTTCGGTTGT GAGAACACTTATCCGGAAAACTCTTTGGAAATTCGT ACTGAACAGGGAGTATACCGGATTAATGTAAGTCGACCACGCGGACACGGAAATATCTACGTGCGCGGTCGAGGAAGCATCTATATGCGAGGTCGTGGCAGAACCTATGGTATTTGGAGTACCCATGTCCGCAGTGGATATGTGACCTTTGAAAGGACCAATGGACACGGCTTTCGCAGCTATAACGCAA TCCATCAGAATGTGGCAGCGATCGAAGGCCAAGATCATGACGAAGAAGACGCTCCGGACCAGGCAGGTAACTCGGGCGTCGAGGTTTTAGAAAACTCATCAACGGATGGGGACTTCGAGGACGCCGAGCAAAACAACTAA
- the LOC108031314 gene encoding uncharacterized protein LOC108031314 isoform X3, with the protein MGNRLGFGCSQENTYPENSLEIRTEQGVYRINVSRPRGHGNIYVRGRGSIYMRGRGRTYGIWSTHVRSGYVTFERTNGHGFRSYNSIRMWQRSKAKIMTKKTLRTRQVTRASRF; encoded by the exons ATGGGCAATAGATTGGGTTTCGGTTGT TCGCAGGAGAACACTTATCCGGAAAACTCTTTGGAAATTCGT ACTGAACAGGGAGTATACCGGATTAATGTAAGTCGACCACGCGGACACGGAAATATCTACGTGCGCGGTCGAGGAAGCATCTATATGCGAGGTCGTGGCAGAACCTATGGTATTTGGAGTACCCATGTCCGCAGTGGATATGTGACCTTTGAAAGGACCAATGGACACGGCTTTCGCAGCTATAAC TCCATCAGAATGTGGCAGCGATCGAAGGCCAAGATCATGACGAAGAAGACGCTCCGGACCAGGCAGGTAACTCGGGCGTCGAGGTTTTAG